From Lycium ferocissimum isolate CSIRO_LF1 chromosome 12, AGI_CSIRO_Lferr_CH_V1, whole genome shotgun sequence, one genomic window encodes:
- the LOC132040380 gene encoding uncharacterized protein LOC132040380 — MEANTSSTTRPDPFRLFDEKTQSGFGFGLGFLDGPEKPLPPPPPCVEVLPSQVSSDVEFNVEPVDLDGLTLLKGRVSTKEVFGLSNSDLIPGKYEGGLKLWEGSLDLVKTLNSEMQSGQLSLAGKRVLELGCGHGLPGIFACLKGACAVHFQDFNAEVLQCLTIPNVNANIQQNLSATDDNNSPEVRFFASDWNEAHQILPHVPADDSDTKNSQTVDEAAGYDILLMAETVYSVSTLPGLYKLVKKCLRSPHGVVYLAAKKYYFGVGGGSRRFISIVEKDGILAASLVAEVTDGSSNLREVWKLHFK, encoded by the exons ATGGAGGCGAACACGTCATCAACTACTCGACCCGACCCATTTCGTCTATTTGATGAAAAAACCCAATCCGGGTTCGGGTTCGGTTTAGGATTTCTTGATGGCCCAGAAAAACCACTTCCACCACCACCTCCTTGTGTTGAAGTACTTCCTTCACAG gTTTCTTCAGATGTGGAGTTCAATGTGGAGCCTGTAGATTTGGATGGACTTACTTTGCTTAAG GGAAGGGTTAGTACAAAGGAAGTATTCGGGTTGTCTAATTCAGATTTAATCCCCGGCAAATATGAAG GTGGGCTGAAATTGTGGGAAGGCTCATTAGATTTAGTTAAGACTCTGAACTCTGAGATGCAAAGCGGGCAATTATCATTGGCTGGAAAAAGAGTTTTAGAG ctTGGTTGTGGTCATGGTCTTCCTGGTATCTTCGCCTGCCTTAAG GGTGCTTGTGCTGTACACTTTCAGGACTTCAACGCCGAGGTGCTGCAATGCCTAACAATTCCAAATGTCAATGCCAATATTCAACAAAACTTGTCAGCCACAGATGACAATAATAGCCCCGAAGTTCGCTTCTTTGCAAGTGATTGGAACGAAGCTCATCAGATTCTTCCTCATGTGCCCGCTGATGACAGTGACACAAAAAACAGCCAAACAGTTGATGAGGCTGCCGGTTATGATATACTTTTAATGGCAGAGACAGTTTACTCAGTTTCTACTCTACCTGGTCTATACAAACTTGTTAAAAAG TGTTTACGTAGTCCTCATGGAGTTGTATATCTAGCTGCAAAGAAGTATTATTTTGGTGTCGGTGGTGGATCAAGGCGATTTATTTCCATAGTGGAGAAAGACG GTATATTAGCAGCTTCACTGGTTGCTGAGGTTACAGATGGTTCCTCTAATTTAAGAGAAGTATGGAAGCTCCACTtcaagtga